The following proteins are co-located in the Clavibacter capsici genome:
- a CDS encoding DUF721 domain-containing protein gives MIPRAADGGPLPESEAVAVYRRFRRVFGDASVRSPSARKRREQKAGSSPFQPGRDPDSLGSVMDSLTSRMGWTSSLSQAELMAAWTTIAGEETAVHSSPVGIEDGLLTVECESTAWATQLRLMRVEITTRIAERFPDAGIRSIRFQGPNAPSWKKGPRSIPGRGPRDTYG, from the coding sequence GTGATCCCCCGCGCCGCCGACGGCGGACCGCTGCCGGAGTCGGAGGCGGTCGCGGTCTACCGCCGCTTCCGCCGGGTGTTCGGCGACGCGTCCGTGCGCTCACCCTCGGCGCGGAAGCGCCGCGAGCAGAAGGCCGGCAGCTCCCCGTTCCAGCCCGGCCGGGATCCCGACTCGCTCGGCAGCGTGATGGACTCGCTCACCTCGCGCATGGGCTGGACCTCCTCCCTCTCGCAGGCCGAGCTGATGGCGGCGTGGACGACGATCGCCGGCGAGGAGACCGCCGTGCACTCCTCTCCCGTCGGGATCGAGGACGGCCTCCTCACCGTCGAGTGCGAGTCGACGGCATGGGCGACGCAGCTCCGGCTGATGCGCGTGGAGATCACGACGCGCATCGCCGAGCGCTTCCCCGACGCCGGCATCCGGTCGATCCGCTTCCAGGGGCCGAACGCCCCGTCGTGGAAAAAGGGTCCCAGGTCGATCCCAGGGCGGGGCCCGCGCGATACCTACGGCTAG
- the gyrB gene encoding DNA topoisomerase (ATP-hydrolyzing) subunit B, with amino-acid sequence MTSDASQDLPDDSTSDEVQVEETHNDSDHITRQQVSNDYGANEIQVLEGLEAVRKRPGMYIGSTGPRGLHHLVSEIVDNSVDEALAGYASDIQVTMRKDGGIRVVDDGRGIPVDIHPVEGISTVELVLTKLHAGGKFGGGGYAVSGGLHGVGSSVVNALSERLDVEVRRQGAVWRQSFTIGVPDAPLEKGEGSTETGTTITFWPSREIFETVEFDYDTLRARFQQMAFLNKGLALTLHDEREVDGAEHRTEKFLYERGLVDYVEHLVKAKKTEVVNADVIAFESEDTVKKISLEVAMQWTTSYTESVHTYANTINTHEGGTHEEGFRAALTTLVNRYARENKLLREKDENLTGDDVREGLTAVISVKLGEPQFEGQTKTKLGNTEAKAYVQRIVGQQLGDWLEKNPAQAKDIIRKGMQASQARLAARKAREQTRRKGLLESGGMPGKLKDCQSKDPALSEVFLVEGDSAGGSAVQGRNPTTQAILPLRGKILNVEKARLDRALQNNEVQSMITAFGAGIGEDFNAEKVRYHKIVLMADADVDGQHITTLLLTLLFRYMRPLIELGYVYLAQPPLYRLKWSNADHQYVYTDAERDALLAHGQANGKRIPKDNGIQRYKGLGEMDYKELWETTMDPATRTLMQVTLDDAAGADEVFSTLMGEDVESRRSFIQRNAKDVRFLDI; translated from the coding sequence ATGACATCGGATGCCTCACAGGACCTCCCCGACGACTCCACCTCCGACGAGGTGCAGGTCGAGGAGACGCACAACGACTCCGACCACATCACCCGCCAGCAGGTGAGCAACGACTACGGCGCCAACGAGATCCAGGTGCTCGAGGGCCTCGAGGCCGTGCGCAAGCGCCCCGGCATGTACATCGGATCGACCGGACCGCGCGGTCTGCACCACCTGGTGAGCGAGATCGTCGACAACTCGGTCGACGAGGCGCTGGCGGGCTACGCGAGCGACATCCAGGTCACCATGCGCAAGGACGGCGGCATCCGCGTCGTCGACGACGGCCGCGGCATCCCGGTCGACATCCACCCCGTCGAGGGCATCTCGACGGTCGAGCTCGTGCTCACGAAGCTGCACGCCGGCGGCAAGTTCGGCGGCGGCGGGTACGCGGTGTCGGGCGGCCTGCACGGCGTCGGCAGCTCCGTGGTGAACGCGCTGTCGGAGCGCCTCGACGTCGAGGTCCGCCGCCAGGGCGCCGTCTGGCGCCAGAGCTTCACCATCGGGGTGCCGGACGCGCCGCTGGAGAAGGGCGAGGGATCCACCGAGACCGGCACGACCATCACCTTCTGGCCGAGCCGCGAGATCTTCGAGACCGTCGAGTTCGACTACGACACCCTCCGCGCGCGCTTCCAGCAGATGGCGTTCCTCAACAAGGGGCTCGCCCTCACGCTGCACGACGAGCGCGAGGTCGACGGCGCCGAGCACCGCACCGAGAAGTTCCTCTACGAGCGCGGCCTCGTCGACTACGTCGAGCACCTCGTGAAGGCGAAGAAGACCGAGGTCGTCAACGCCGACGTCATCGCGTTCGAGTCCGAGGACACGGTCAAGAAGATCAGCCTCGAGGTCGCGATGCAGTGGACTACCTCCTACACGGAGAGCGTCCACACCTACGCGAACACCATCAACACGCACGAGGGCGGCACGCACGAGGAGGGCTTCCGCGCGGCGCTCACCACGCTGGTCAACCGCTACGCGCGCGAGAACAAGCTGCTCCGCGAGAAGGACGAGAACCTCACGGGCGACGACGTCCGCGAGGGCCTCACCGCCGTCATCTCCGTGAAGCTCGGCGAGCCGCAGTTCGAGGGGCAGACCAAGACCAAGCTCGGCAACACCGAGGCGAAGGCCTACGTGCAGCGCATAGTCGGCCAGCAGCTCGGCGACTGGCTGGAGAAGAATCCGGCGCAGGCGAAGGACATCATCCGCAAGGGCATGCAGGCCTCGCAGGCGCGCCTCGCCGCCCGCAAGGCGCGCGAGCAGACCCGGCGCAAGGGCCTGCTCGAGTCCGGCGGCATGCCCGGCAAGCTCAAGGACTGCCAGAGCAAGGACCCGGCGCTGTCCGAGGTCTTCCTGGTCGAGGGCGACTCGGCCGGCGGATCCGCCGTGCAGGGCCGCAACCCCACGACGCAGGCGATCCTGCCGCTGCGGGGCAAGATCCTCAACGTCGAGAAGGCCCGCCTCGACCGCGCGCTGCAGAACAACGAGGTCCAGTCGATGATCACCGCGTTCGGCGCGGGCATCGGCGAGGACTTCAACGCCGAGAAGGTCAGGTACCACAAGATCGTGCTGATGGCCGACGCGGACGTCGACGGCCAGCACATCACGACCCTGCTGCTCACCCTGCTGTTCCGCTACATGCGGCCGCTCATCGAGCTCGGCTACGTCTACCTCGCGCAGCCGCCGCTGTACCGCCTCAAGTGGTCGAACGCCGACCACCAGTACGTCTACACGGATGCCGAGCGCGACGCGCTGCTGGCGCACGGGCAGGCGAACGGCAAGCGGATCCCCAAGGACAACGGCATCCAGCGCTACAAGGGCCTGGGCGAGATGGACTACAAGGAGCTGTGGGAGACCACCATGGATCCCGCCACGCGCACCCTCATGCAGGTCACCCTCGACGACGCCGCCGGCGCCGACGAGGTCTTCTCGACGCTGATGGGCGAGGACGTCGAGTCCCGCCGCAGCTTCATCCAGCGCAACGCCAAGGACGTCAGGTTCCTCGACATCTGA